The Xiphophorus hellerii strain 12219 chromosome 5, Xiphophorus_hellerii-4.1, whole genome shotgun sequence genome window below encodes:
- the LOC116719924 gene encoding caspase-6 codes for MSGDIAGSASTATDSVASTESLTETDGFFRSSPVVLDPAEEYGMTRKRRGVALIFNQERFFWRLGLNTRNGTNADRHNLERRLLELNFDVRSYDDYKLVDVLEKIHEAAEDDHSDADCFLLAFLSHGENDHVYAYDGKISIQDITAMFKGDKCQSLVGKPKIFVVQACRGEQHDVPVTPCDAVDNDVKTNETVVDACAIHTLPAGADFIMCYSVAEGYYSHRETINGSWYIQDLCELLQMYGSSLEFTQLLTLVNRMVSMRRVGNCNDRSAIGKKQVPCFASMLTKKLYFRPKK; via the exons ATGTCAGGTGACATTGCAG GAAGCGCGTCCACAGCCACTGACAGTGTGG CGTCTACAGAGAGTTTAACGGAGACGGATGGTTTCTTCAGAAG CAGCCCCGTCGTTTTGGATCCTGCGGAGGAATACGGGATGACCAGAAAGCGGCGAGGCGTCGCTCTCATCTTCAACCAGGAGCGTTTCTTCTGGCGCCTGGGCCTGAACACCAGAAACGGGACGAACGCCGACCGCCACAACTTAGAGAGGAG ACTGCTGGAGCTGAACTTTGATGTCAGGAGTTATGACGACTACAAACTGGTGGACGTCCTGGAAAAAATCCATGAAG CTGCCGAAGACGATCACTCAGACGCCGACTGCTTCCTGCTCGCCTTCCTTAGCCACGGCGAGAACGATCACGTCTACGCATACGACGGCAAGATCAGCATCCAGGACATCACCGCCATGTTCAAAGGAGACAAGTGCCAGAGCCTCGTCGGAAAACCCAAGATCTTTGTTGTGCAG GCTTGCCGTGGGGAACAGCATGACGTTCCCGTGACGCCCTGCGACGCCGTGGACAACGACGTGAAGACAAATGAGACGGTGGTGGACGCCTGCGCCATCCACACCCTCCCTGCCGGCGCCGATTTCATCATGTGTTACTCTGTTGCTGAAG GTTACTACTCCCACAGGGAGACCATCAACGGCTCGTGGTACATCCAGGATCTGTGTGAGTTACTCCAGATGTACGGCAGCTCGCTGGAGTTCACGCAGCTGCTCACGCTGGTCAACAGAATGGTCTCGATGCGCCGAGTCGGGAACTGCAATGACCGCAGCGCAATTGGCAAAAAACAGGTACCGTGCTTCGCTTCGATGCTCACCAAGAAGCTCTACTTCCGGCCGAAGAAGTGA
- the pla2g12a gene encoding group XIIA secretory phospholipase A2, translating into MSDMTCHDSGRSGRTSAGMMGPGALLSVPVLLLGLLCCGLFSDVSACEEEPETPDWRMTLRTIRNGIHKIDTYLNVALDLFGGDDGLCRYSCSDGFKPMPRPGYRHPPPNGCGSPLFGFHFDLGIPSMTKCCNQHDRCYDSCGRLKHDCDDQFQDCLETICRNVQRTLGLAQTVQACESAVKLLFDAVMHLGCKPYLDSQREACVCQYEVKKEL; encoded by the exons ATGTCAGACATGACATGTCATGACAGCGGGAGGTCTGGCAGAACTTCAGCTGGCATGATGGGTCCAGGTGCGCTGCTGTCCGTCCCGGTTCTGCTGCTCGGTCTGCTCTGCTGCGGGCTTTTCTCAGATGTTTCTGCCTGTGAGGAAGAACCGGAGACCCCGGACTGGAGGATGACTCTGAGAACCATCCGGAACGGGATTCACAAGATCGACACGTACCTGAACGTAGCGCTGGACCTGTTCGGCGGGGATGACGGACTCTGTCGGTACTCATGCAGCGATG GATTCAAGCCGATGCCTCGTCCCGGCTACAGGCACCCTCCACCCAACGGATGCGGCTCCCCGCTTTTTGGATTTCAT TTCGACCTGGGAATCCCGTCCATGACCAAATGCTGCAACCAGCACGACCGCTGCTACGACTCCTGCGGCCGCCTGAAGCACGACTGCGACGATCAGTTCCAGGACTGCCTGGAGACCATCTGCAGGAACGTGCAAAGGACTCTGGGATTGGCCCAGACGGTCCAGG CGTGCGAGTCTGCAGTCAAGCTCCTCTTTGACGCCGTCATGCACCTGGGCTGCAAGCCGTACCTGGACAGCCAGCGGGAGGCCTGCGTGTGCCAGTACGAGGTGAAGAAGGAGCTCTGA
- the dnajb14 gene encoding dnaJ homolog subfamily B member 14 translates to MEGNRDEAEKCINIATKALEAGDKDKAFKFLNKAEKLYPTDRARALLEALTRNGSSAGNGAFRRRPKDCSETSQAGGQSQEPAGGDSKIFTDEQVEGVRRIKSCKDYYEVLGVNKEAGDDDLKKAYRKLALKFHPDKNHAPGATEAFKKIGNAYAVLSNPAKRRQYDVTGGEEPSSPSQSHGGGFDFHRGFEADVTPEDLFNMFFGGGFPSSSSHTFTNSRTSYSHHNDRQERTEERGDGGFSMFIQLMPIVVLILVSILSQMMVSPPPYSLYSRPSTGQTVKRQTDNLRVDYYVTRDFKSEFKGSALQQIEKNVEEDYVTNVRNTCWKERQTKTDLLYAAKVYRDDRMRKKAELMTMENCKELDRLNNLFRGG, encoded by the exons atgGAAGGGAACAGAGACGAAGCCGAGAAATGTATCAACATCGCCACAAAAGCCCTGGAAGCAGGAGACAAAGATAAAGCCTTCAAGTTCCTCAACAAAGCGGAGAAACTGTACCCGACCGACAGAGCTAGAG CTCTGTTGGAAGCGTTAACGAGGAATGGGAGCTCGGCGGGTAACGGCGCGTTTCGCCGGCGGCCCAAAGATTGCTCGGAAACGTCGCAGGCGGGAGGACAGAGTCAGGAACCGGCGGGAGGCGACTCCAAAATCTTCACAGACGAGCAGGTGGAGGGAGTCCGCAG AATAAAGAGTTGTAAGGATTATTACGAAGTTCTGGGTGTGAACAAAGAAGCCGGAGACGACGACCTGAAGAAGGCGTACAGGAAACTCGCTCTCAAGTTTCACCCAGACAAAAACCACGCACCGGGAGCAACGGAGGCCTTTAAAA AGATTGGAAATGCGTATGCGGTTCTGAGCAATCCGGCGAAGCGGCGGCAGTACGACGTTACGGGCGGGGAGGAGCCCAGCAGCCCGAGCCAATCCCATGGCGGCGGCTTCGACTTCCACCGGGGCTTCGAGGCCGACGTCACGCCTGAAGACCTCTTCAACATGTTCTTCGGCGGCGGCTTCCCCTCCT CCAGCTCTCACACGTTCACCAACAGCAGGACGAGTTACAGCCATCACAACGACCGCCAGGAGCGGACCGAGGAGCGAGGAGAC gGCGGCTTCTCGATGTTCATCCAGCTGATGCCCATCGTGGTTCTGATTTTAGTCTCGATTCTGAGCCAGATGATGGTTTCCCCTCCGCCGTACAGCCTCTACTCCAGACC GTCGACGGGTCAGACCGTGAAGAGGCAGACAGACAACTTGCGTGTCGATTATTACGTCACTCGGGATTTCAAATCGGAGTTTAAAGGCTCGGCTCTGCAGCAAATAGAGAAAAACGTAGAAGAAGACTACGTGACGAACGTCAGGAACACCTGCTGGAAGGAGAGACAGACGA aaACGGACCTGCTTTACGCGGCGAAGGTCTACAGAGACGACCGCATGCGGAAGAAGGCGGAGCTTATGACGATGGAGAACTGCAAGGAGCTGGACAGACTAAACAACCTGTTCCGAGGCGGATGA